The DNA region aaatatcaattaatgaattatattatgtaaaaaaaaatgtgaactaTATAATAAGTAGGTTAGTGACCTTTCTTTGTTTAGGCTAGCGTTTCGGCCCTTTGTTTGTCGAGTAGGATTACatacttattaaatttcaatatggTATACAGCCGTGTCAAGATGGATTTATAACGGTATAACGGGTCTTGCTATATTTGTTgaaggaaataaattattttttagataatttatttgatttttggttctgtattattttttcacataTAATTAGGTTGACTCTACATGTTAAAAGAATATCTATTCACAATTCAATTTGCGTCAAAaaagttgtatttaaaaaaataaatgaagtatGTTTAGTACAAGTAAAGTAACTAGCCTGTGATCGTCCCACAGTTGGGCTAAAGCGTGTTCTCCTTTTGATttgaaggtttgtagcttattctttatttatttatttatctttatttatttattagaaattattgGTAAAGTGGTATTTAAtccgttttattaaatatgtaatcttgaaatatttattatggacCAGCGACCACTCCACGACTCCGTGCGTGTTATAGGTTGTTATAGGGACCTGTGGTCTCTTTGAGATATCCTCTCAATGTCTCTTTCATTTCTATCAGACAGATGAGTTAcacagttataatatttatgttagttTCGTAGTAAGAGATTAGGAAAtcgacaatttaaatttttattatctacgttttttgtttattcgttTTTACCTTTTATgatgtaacaaataataataaaaaattttattacattttcactaAAAGTAAAGATAGTAACTAAACTCAGATGccctaattttattaaacgcgAGAGCTAACTTTTATGAaacaactataaatatattaaaatttcatttttatttaatttgatttttaaattagtagatTAGATTTAAAGAATTTGTTAGTGAAAATATgactattataatttgaaacatttGATATTAATGTTGTAAGGAAATAACTTAAGCTTACAGCAACAAATTACAAACATCATACGAGAattcattgtaataataatattgacaaaacaatatataataataaactacgcAACAATAACTTGTGCTACAAGTTTAGAGAAGTCCACTGAATGCTGTaccattttctttatatttgaagACACAATAGAAACtgccaaatttatatatattttttatttaatagactaTCGATAGGATTTTATTATCGGGAACATTCAGGAATCATCTGAAACATGGTTAACACCAATTTTTTCAGGTTTCTTCTTTCAAAATAAGCGAACCACCGCACAAACTTTCATTAAGCCGGTTCCGGCTTTCGGCTTTTGACTTGTTCATTAGATTCAAGATGCTTCTGCTATTCGTAATATGTTTGATGAGAGAGACATTTGCTACAAATACTACATTCAAGACGTGCGAACGAGCGCCCCCCCACTCGCAGCCTGCTGATTCACTATACAAGTTAGGCGTTGCTGGCGATCCAGATTTGTTCCTACCAGGAGAACTTTATACAGGTACGATCATAATTGTTCTTATGCAATTTTTAGTAAAgcgaaaaagtaatttataaaatattatatttaaaaattatattaatttgtggtTTGAgagaaaagtaaaaataaatactgttcTAACTTGCTGCTAGctgtaaacaattatttaatgtagTCTTGTATGAATGTActatatcaattattaatatcaatttatttagtgTCCCTACAAGGCGTAGATAGTGGACAAGGCCCAACGCCTTTCGTAGGCTTTATGATATGGGCCGAAGTTGTGGATGATTCGCAAAATGATAGTACAAACGGTACCAACGGTACTAGCGTAAATAGTTTGGCGTTTGGGGCCTTTCAAGCTTTTGACGCGCAGACTAAATCTTTTGAAGAATGTAGCCCAGCGGTTGACAACGCAACGGCACATCCAAAAACCGAAGTTCAAGTAAGCAAAGATAGAAATTTTAGTTTTTCAACAAAGGCAGTTTTGGTATTTAATTTtagccgacatggcccagtggttagaacacgcaAACCTTAACCGAAGGTTACTAGTTCAAGCCCAGTCAAGCTGAAAGGCAATAGCGCCTGCGTACTTTTACGTGCCTTTTATGGTGTCATTAgctaaaaagaaaatgttttttaaatattttcttattcttttagataattttaaatcaattttagatattttttatttaaaaatgaaaggtTTTACTGGAAAGTGGGCCAtttgacttatttatttttatcgtgccTTAAAATTAGTTGGAGTATCTTCGATGTATACgaaaatgaaattgttatttatttaacgaataGGTTATATGGAGCGCACCATCTATCGTAGCCGAGTCTTGCGTACGATTGTGTGCTCGTGCTTCTCATGCAGAACGAACGAAGACTTCCATATTAGCACGAAAGATTTGTCCAGCCCCAACTGGATCTGCTAGTCTCGGCCGTCAGCCACCAATCCTTGAGCCTTGTTGTGCGTGTGATGAGGCTAAATATGAAGTAAGTATgactattaaagtttttttactgTCGCTTTTTATTCAAATGATTGATCATcgacatttttatattgttttaaggtTACGTTTGAAGGTCTCTGGAGTCGTAACACTCATCCACGTGAGTTTCCACCAGAGAGCGCGCGTGCACATTTCGGTGATGTCATTGGTGCATCTCATACGGCACAGTATAGAGTGTGGCAGGAAGGTAGAGTTGCTAGTACTGGTGTGCGACGCTTAGCTGACGATGGTACTACTATCGCACTTGAAAAGGAACTTAAGGCAGAAGTgagaaataattctttattaagatttattagaTTATTGAAGACAATTTGAATATTGACTTTATAACGTTGTTTTAGAGTGATCACATTCGTACGATAATTAAGGCTCGCGGTATTTCATGGCAACAAGTTGCAAGTGGTGGCATTCCTACAACTTTCGCTGTGTTTAGAGTGGACGCTAAGCATCATCTTATATCCTTGGCTGCGAAATTGGCACCGTCTCCTGACTGGATTGTAGGCATTTCTGCATTAGAACTGTGTAATCCTAACTGCACTTGGAGACGATCCGCTACACTACCACTCTACCCATACGACGCTGGAACTGACAATGGAATTAATTACACGGTAATTTCCATTAAATATCTAATCCCGCCACATATTGTAGTCGGTAAAGTTTTAACACCTGCAAGTTTTTTGGTTAAAGACCCTCTAATTTAAAGTGAATGTCCACTGTGGGCGGTGCATGTGTGGTTTATTCttttcataaaatttgttatataaatatggtcCCGTTCTTTActttgtatgtttttgtttCTCTATATGGATAGAAACAATATATGGATGTTGTTTATATATCAACGTCTTTTAACGAAAATCCTTTGCACTGCTGCATGTGTGTTTTTCTTAAGTATccgtttttttatgaaataaaataagtattattatttattaatagtctCGTCGTAGTCCAACAATCCCACCCACTCCAGTTAGAGCTATTCGACCAGATTGGCCCCGTGACCCACGATCTCCTTTCTTCAGTACTACTGGCGAGATGCGACCATTCGCTCGACTCAGACTGACCAGGTTACGGCTTTACGAAAAAAGCTGTGAAGTTGCAGGTATTTATGcagtttattttacatatttataatatatacgataAGTATAGCAAAAACAAAAGTTACATCAATGGGCTCTTACCTTTTATGAGTTAATGATTTGTTCGTTCAAtgggtaaaaatatttaacctcTGATATGTTTATATTAGAATCCGGTGACTTGCCATCTACCGATGGC from Nymphalis io chromosome 4, ilAglIoxx1.1, whole genome shotgun sequence includes:
- the LOC126781778 gene encoding spondin-1-like isoform X2, which produces MLLLFVICLMRETFATNTTFKTCERAPPHSQPADSLYKLGVAGDPDLFLPGELYTVSLQGVDSGQGPTPFVGFMIWAEVVDDSQNDSTNGTNGTSVNSLAFGAFQAFDAQTKSFEECSPAVDNATAHPKTEVQVIWSAPSIVAESCVRLCARASHAERTKTSILARKICPAPTGSASLGRQPPILEPCCACDEAKYEVTFEGLWSRNTHPREFPPESARAHFGDVIGASHTAQYRVWQEGRVASTGVRRLADDGTTIALEKELKAESDHIRTIIKARGISWQQVASGGIPTTFAVFRVDAKHHLISLAAKLAPSPDWIVGISALELCNPNCTWRRSATLPLYPYDAGTDNGINYTSRRSPTIPPTPVRAIRPDWPRDPRSPFFSTTGEMRPFARLRLTRLRLYEKSCEVAESGDLPSTDGVVSGPGGSCATHSWGMWGPCSVTCGSGRAARQRHYMYPARARVDACRTSLTDYRTCHGPRLHCRVKSDYEPEAAETTGPCAMSAWSEWSPCVGCGVRARTRHYLVPRAHKHCHVGFRARAAMSQAMPCEAGPCYKPTGALANATNYDWFFVDNPRSDCPITSWGGWSPCSARCGRGRRIRTRLYVSRDSRVQKQLTKKLLQDWNVRFAELQSIELPFENITSDDPKVEALVQEHLDRCQFTMTQQEALCDGDDTTCENETISEDLCKLPVSVGPCRGYEERWFYEASRGVCEPFGYTGCGGNANNFKTRENCQRACINQNETTGNTFI